TGCTGCTGCATTTTGAAAATACGGATGAATATTCCGTGAAATCGGAAATTTCAGATGGATTGTCCCGCATGGATACTTTGGACCGAAAAATTCTTCAAGTCTTGCAGACCGACTCACGCACCAGCCTGGCTGCCGGGCTGAAGCATTGAAAGCCGGTCAGGGAGAAAAACCGACAAGCTTCTGCGTGGCTGGCTGATAGCTGCTGGCGCAGGCCGGGAACACAGTAGCCGCAAGGGTTTTGCTGTCGAATACAGCACCTGCAAGCCCGCTTTTCAGGAGTTACTCATGCATTCAAGCGCTTTTCATCCCCGCCGGTGGCGTGCTGCCTTGTGCCTTGCGATGCTGGGGGGTCTGGCAGCCTGCGGCGACACCGCAAAACTGCCGCCCACTGCGGGAATGGGCGCCACCCCGACCCTGCCGCCGCCCAAAAGCAGCCTGATCCCCACGGTCAAGATCGCACCGGCCACGGGCTGGCCCGAAGGATTGGCGCCCACAGCCATGGCGGGGCTGAACGTCAGCG
This DNA window, taken from Polaromonas hydrogenivorans, encodes the following:
- a CDS encoding AsnC family transcriptional regulator, whose translation is MLLHFENTDEYSVKSEISDGLSRMDTLDRKILQVLQTDSRTSLAAGLKH